The Gossypium arboreum isolate Shixiya-1 chromosome 4, ASM2569848v2, whole genome shotgun sequence DNA segment TAAGGACTTAAGCTTGGTCCCAGATCTAGTGCtcccaccaaaatttaaaactccGGAGTTCGAAAAGTATAATGGGACGAGCTGCCCTGAAGCTCATATTACgatgttctgtcgaaggatgacaggGTATGTTAACAATGACCAGCTTTTGATCCACTATTTCCAAGATAGTCTGATCGGATCTGCGGCCAAGTGGTATAACTCGCTCAGCCGTGCCCAAATTGGTTCATGGAAGGACTTGGCTCAAGCTTTCATGAAACAACACGGTCACGTAACAGACATAGCACCCGACAGAATTACTCTAcaaaatatggaaaagaagccgAGTGAGAGCTTCAGGCAGTATGCACAACGGTGGAGGGAAATAGCGATGCAAGTCCAGCCACCTCTCTTGGAGAAGGAAACGACCATACTCttcattaatactttgaaggcCCCATTCATCACCCATATGATTGGGAATACTACCAAAAGTTTTTCCGATATGGTAATGGCAGgcgagatgattgagaatgccataagaggTGGCAAGATTGAAGTTGGAGAAACTACCAAGAGGTCGGCCCAAAGAAAAGGGAGAATGAAGTGAACAAAGACGAGCTCATACAATAGAGATCACTCAAGGTCAATAACTATCAATCAACCAAAGGTAACTACGAGGGGGCAACAAGGTTCGACAAAGCATGAATCAAGTGTAAGGCAAATTTTTGAAAAGCTCCAATTTACGCCAATCCCAATGTCATATAAGGAGttatatcaaagtttatttgattCACATGTGGTGTCCACATATTATATAAAGTCGTTGCAACCcccgtaccccaaatggtat contains these protein-coding regions:
- the LOC108459119 gene encoding uncharacterized protein LOC108459119, which translates into the protein MQEQLAKIQQDMKEKMEESQNNLIGQLAQLLAREREKGKSTMGNNNEDPIYPPNFAPVNTQPQLEVHPRTVPVTIRPQQYQANASTPMNILIGSSSNPGDNPANLLVPDLDDMAEMEKGKVDMAKQLDDRCKWLEEKFKTMETADYRGGIDAKDLSLVPDLVLPPKFKTPEFEKYNGTSCPEAHITMFCRRMTGYVNNDQLLIHYFQDSLIGSAAKWYNSLSRAQIGSWKDLAQAFMKQHGHVTDIAPDRITLQNMEKKPSESFRQYAQRWREIAMQVQPPLLEKETTILFINTLKAPFITHMIGNTTKSFSDMVMAGEMIENAIRGGKIEVGETTKRSAQRKGRMK